Proteins encoded in a region of the Ancylomarina subtilis genome:
- a CDS encoding GYDIA family GHMP kinase: MDQAQYFYSNGKLLITAEYLVLKGALSLAIPTQYGQSLAVYPKADEGFTWQAFENENEWLNFHFSIDEILSSKNDVPVEKAFVLELLRQAVALNPNFLRETRYRLQTRLNFNRNWGLGSSSTLINNVAQWAQVDAFNFLARVSKASGYDIACAQNDTPILFQRVNNKISYEACMFSPEFKEQIYFLYLGKKQKSEKEVKRFLEQERDFSLEIQEISALSLHLLDAEKARDFDKIIEEHEAITSNLLGIPALKQNAFSDFEGSMKSLGAWGGDFAMLRSDWDKKRLTNYFESKGLETLIPWDNMVLEDENDV, translated from the coding sequence TTGGATCAAGCTCAGTATTTTTATTCGAACGGCAAACTCTTAATAACAGCAGAGTATTTGGTACTTAAAGGGGCCTTGTCTTTGGCTATCCCTACTCAGTATGGACAATCACTAGCTGTCTATCCCAAAGCAGACGAAGGCTTCACCTGGCAAGCATTTGAGAATGAAAATGAATGGCTGAATTTTCATTTTTCTATCGATGAAATATTGAGTTCAAAGAATGACGTGCCCGTTGAGAAAGCGTTTGTTCTTGAACTTTTAAGGCAAGCTGTGGCTTTGAATCCAAATTTCCTTAGGGAAACCCGGTATAGGCTGCAAACCCGTTTGAATTTCAATCGAAATTGGGGTTTGGGTTCCAGTTCCACTCTAATTAATAATGTGGCACAATGGGCTCAGGTTGATGCTTTTAATTTCCTTGCTCGAGTTTCGAAAGCATCGGGCTACGATATTGCCTGCGCACAGAATGATACTCCCATTCTTTTTCAAAGAGTCAATAATAAAATTTCGTACGAAGCCTGTATGTTCTCCCCCGAATTTAAGGAACAGATTTATTTTCTATACTTGGGGAAAAAGCAGAAATCGGAGAAGGAAGTTAAGCGATTCCTTGAGCAAGAGAGGGATTTTTCTCTTGAAATACAGGAAATATCCGCCTTGTCATTACATCTTCTCGATGCTGAAAAGGCAAGGGACTTTGATAAAATTATCGAGGAGCATGAAGCGATTACTTCAAATCTGTTAGGCATTCCTGCCTTGAAACAGAATGCATTTTCTGATTTTGAAGGATCGATGAAATCTTTGGGAGCCTGGGGCGGCGATTTTGCCATGCTACGGAGTGATTGGGATAAAAAAAGATTAACAAACTATTTTGAATCGAAAGGCTTGGAAACCCTTATCCCTTGGGATAATATGGTGCTCGAAGATGAAAATGACGTGTAA
- a CDS encoding diphosphomevalonate/mevalonate 3,5-bisphosphate decarboxylase family protein — protein MKNTIMWESPSNIALIKYWGKMGEQLPCNPSLSMSLKASVSRFELTYSPKKGGEKDLVYLFEGKENKAFEEKLSRFIASVSNDLPCLSKYQLKISSSNTFPHSAGIASSASAMSALALCLCSMQEAIDEMEMPRDFFFQKASRIARLGSGSASRSVFGRYAIWGEIEGQTESSNYFAIPFKENIHPVFQELQDTILMIDSSPKKVSSTAGHGLMKNHPYADARFHQARLNMADLLVVLEEGNFDEFARIVENEALSLHALMMSSNPSYTLLKPNTLIAIERIKEFRDKSQMPLCFTLDAGPNIHLLYPKAHEEIIQNFIQQELLEFLEDGKYIQDGMGNGPKRIK, from the coding sequence ATGAAAAATACAATTATGTGGGAAAGCCCATCCAATATTGCTTTAATTAAATATTGGGGGAAAATGGGTGAGCAACTGCCCTGTAATCCTTCTTTGAGTATGAGTTTAAAAGCGTCTGTATCTCGTTTTGAACTGACCTATTCACCTAAAAAAGGAGGGGAGAAAGATTTGGTATATCTTTTCGAAGGGAAAGAGAATAAAGCCTTTGAAGAAAAGTTGAGTCGATTTATTGCTTCTGTTTCAAACGATTTGCCATGCTTGAGTAAATATCAGCTTAAAATTTCCAGTTCCAATACCTTTCCTCATTCGGCTGGTATTGCCAGTTCCGCTTCTGCGATGAGTGCTTTAGCCTTATGTCTTTGCAGTATGCAAGAGGCTATTGATGAAATGGAAATGCCTCGTGATTTTTTCTTTCAAAAAGCCAGTCGGATTGCTCGCTTGGGGTCTGGGAGTGCCTCACGTTCTGTATTTGGACGATATGCCATCTGGGGTGAGATAGAAGGTCAGACTGAAAGCTCAAACTATTTCGCCATCCCTTTTAAAGAAAACATTCATCCCGTTTTTCAGGAACTTCAGGATACCATTTTAATGATCGATTCTTCACCTAAGAAGGTTTCGAGTACGGCAGGTCATGGGTTGATGAAAAATCATCCCTATGCGGATGCCCGTTTTCATCAAGCTCGTTTGAATATGGCCGATTTATTGGTCGTTTTAGAGGAGGGGAATTTTGATGAGTTTGCTCGTATTGTCGAGAATGAAGCACTTAGTTTACACGCTTTGATGATGAGTTCAAATCCATCTTATACCTTGTTAAAACCCAATACACTTATTGCCATCGAGCGAATTAAGGAGTTTCGTGATAAGTCTCAAATGCCACTGTGTTTTACACTTGACGCAGGACCGAATATTCATCTTCTGTATCCTAAAGCACATGAAGAAATCATTCAAAACTTCATACAACAGGAATTGCTTGAGTTTTTGGAAGATGGCAAATATATTCAGGATGGTATGGGGAATGGACCTAAGAGAATTAAATAA
- a CDS encoding mevalonate kinase family protein, whose amino-acid sequence MNRRPEQYYAKILLFGEYAVLFNSMGLSIPYTHFKGELSFIDENKYTDRQFARRSNEELSKFSAFLKENKLDDMIKLDALNRDIAKGLYFESSIPESYGLGSSGALCAAIYKKYARKAIPNNRIIRTEQITELKAQFSQLESGFHGQSSGLDPLNSYLKLPLLIHNSQKIELVTLPGRKFGQDSAIFLVDTDKQGNTAPLVKAFLKSCEEEEYSEQIRQEFIPLNNNCIQELIKGESAPFFNNVAKLSHFQLQHFRSMIPDEFLSIWELGLENKMFSLKLCGSGGGGFLLGFTQNYSQTQELLKSKGHKIVTVYQNN is encoded by the coding sequence ATGAATCGTAGACCCGAACAATATTACGCTAAAATTCTACTCTTTGGGGAGTACGCTGTTCTGTTTAATTCGATGGGATTAAGCATTCCCTACACGCATTTTAAGGGAGAGCTGAGTTTTATTGATGAGAATAAATATACCGATAGACAATTTGCTCGCAGATCAAATGAAGAGTTGAGTAAATTCAGCGCCTTTTTAAAAGAAAATAAGCTAGATGATATGATTAAGCTTGATGCATTAAATCGGGATATTGCAAAAGGTTTGTATTTTGAATCGAGCATTCCCGAAAGTTATGGTTTGGGGAGTTCGGGCGCTTTGTGTGCCGCCATTTATAAGAAATATGCACGAAAGGCAATTCCGAATAATCGAATTATCCGAACAGAACAGATCACAGAGCTAAAAGCTCAGTTTTCTCAATTAGAATCAGGCTTCCATGGGCAAAGTTCGGGTTTAGACCCTTTGAATTCGTATTTAAAATTACCCTTGTTGATTCATAATTCCCAGAAAATTGAATTGGTCACATTGCCAGGTCGCAAATTTGGTCAGGATAGCGCTATTTTTCTCGTTGATACCGATAAGCAGGGCAATACAGCTCCTTTGGTAAAAGCTTTTCTTAAATCGTGTGAGGAGGAAGAATACTCTGAGCAAATCAGACAAGAGTTTATTCCTTTAAACAACAATTGTATTCAGGAACTCATAAAAGGAGAATCTGCACCTTTCTTTAACAATGTAGCCAAGCTATCTCATTTCCAGCTACAACATTTCCGGTCGATGATACCAGATGAATTTTTGTCTATTTGGGAATTAGGTCTCGAAAATAAAATGTTTTCTCTTAAACTTTGTGGCTCGGGTGGAGGTGGTTTTCTCTTAGGATTTACTCAAAACTATAGCCAAACTCAGGAATTGCTTAAGAGCAAGGGACACAAGATTGTAACGGTCTATCAGAACAATTGA
- a CDS encoding ATP-binding protein, translating to MVKSKDQHIRLKVIAGYLVLLIAIVSAGLIGQSSYERLMHSVSLLSKPDAEISRMNHLLTDLSEAENHIRVYSLTKKDQYLNLFGEKVESIKNELDSLRLSNIKNTHSIQMIDSMIYLIGVRSKKLNEFAKIKKAKEGINYTEQALKELSDASQYSRTQFESSITKRTIVDTIKKIKKKIDKPKSFLGIRFGKTKESKYEVVDRVIERQEVGIDSSYILKQDSLFNSFKEELESSRKKERQTRERLMHEELKLVDENSIILQKVKKLLNELEKQQIRDINKEVAQTEEIAQDSIVMITIVIIIGFIFGVLFILFTLLDLSKSDYLKRQLMLAKAKAEKLAKVKEEFLASMTHEIRTPLNALIGFSRQLEKTEMNAEQTKYVEVIENSSNHLLGLVNDILDFAKIEAGKLVIEARNFEPKKLIHEVYYLLSDSAQKKNLDFSWEYEGEEKHFFVSDPFRLKQILLNLGSNAIKFTEKGSVKIKAVMESEGAKYKLKVRLIDTGIGISSDKLEHVFEDFSQAESFSARKYGGTGLGLSISRRLARMLGGDLTVNSELDKGSEFCLDLPIEMGEVITDESVLKQISKVPEMLKLKKILIAEDDEYSSLLMRTVFKGWGLEPTFVNNGLKALECLKESAYDILLTDIHMPEMGGVELSRNIRNDLKSDMPIIALTANVRQVDLDKYIKEGMSAYLLKPFDESVLLEILCEQLNIDLEMNEIEEVPSTKEAQHLLFDLSEIEKFTASDPILIDQVLSSFVRIAKESLLLLKKASEEENYIQLGEVAHRMLSSYRQLKIDSASEILLELEKMIHQEDTNYSNIDELNAAIAQLEEISNEVFDQINELKN from the coding sequence ATGGTAAAATCAAAGGATCAACATATCAGACTTAAAGTGATAGCCGGTTATCTGGTATTGCTGATAGCTATTGTAAGTGCTGGACTCATTGGTCAATCAAGCTATGAGAGATTGATGCATTCGGTTTCTTTACTTTCAAAGCCTGATGCTGAGATTTCCCGAATGAATCATCTGCTTACCGATTTGTCTGAAGCTGAGAATCATATACGGGTTTATTCGTTGACGAAAAAAGATCAGTATTTAAATCTGTTTGGCGAGAAGGTTGAGTCTATAAAAAACGAATTGGATTCTTTGCGTTTAAGCAATATTAAGAACACGCATTCTATACAGATGATTGATTCAATGATCTATTTGATTGGTGTTCGATCTAAAAAGTTGAATGAGTTTGCAAAGATTAAAAAAGCAAAGGAAGGCATCAACTATACAGAACAAGCCCTGAAAGAATTGAGTGATGCTTCGCAGTATTCCCGAACGCAGTTTGAGAGTTCAATTACAAAACGAACCATCGTTGACACCATAAAAAAGATCAAGAAAAAAATAGACAAACCCAAGAGCTTTCTTGGAATTCGATTCGGTAAGACAAAGGAGTCTAAATATGAGGTGGTCGACCGAGTGATTGAACGTCAGGAAGTGGGAATTGACAGCAGTTATATTTTAAAGCAAGATAGCTTATTCAATAGTTTTAAAGAAGAACTTGAATCTTCTCGAAAAAAGGAGAGGCAGACCAGAGAAAGGCTGATGCATGAAGAGTTGAAGTTGGTTGACGAGAATTCTATTATTCTGCAAAAGGTGAAAAAATTGCTGAATGAGCTCGAAAAGCAACAGATTAGGGATATCAATAAAGAGGTCGCTCAAACTGAGGAAATAGCTCAGGATTCAATAGTAATGATCACAATTGTAATTATTATTGGCTTTATTTTTGGTGTCTTGTTTATTTTGTTCACCCTTCTGGACCTTTCAAAATCTGATTATTTAAAGAGACAGCTAATGCTTGCAAAGGCCAAAGCTGAAAAGTTGGCTAAGGTAAAAGAAGAGTTTTTGGCATCTATGACTCATGAGATTAGAACGCCTTTAAATGCCTTGATTGGTTTCTCGCGTCAGCTCGAAAAAACGGAAATGAATGCGGAGCAAACGAAATATGTTGAGGTTATAGAGAACTCCTCCAATCATCTTCTCGGTTTGGTAAATGATATACTTGATTTTGCTAAAATTGAAGCTGGTAAACTTGTTATTGAGGCCCGGAATTTTGAGCCTAAAAAATTGATTCATGAGGTTTATTATCTCTTAAGCGATTCTGCTCAAAAGAAAAATCTGGATTTTTCATGGGAATACGAAGGAGAAGAGAAGCATTTCTTTGTGAGTGATCCATTTCGTTTAAAACAAATTCTATTGAATTTAGGTTCGAATGCAATAAAATTTACCGAGAAAGGCTCAGTGAAAATTAAGGCTGTTATGGAATCTGAAGGGGCTAAGTACAAACTTAAGGTCAGATTAATTGATACTGGTATCGGAATTTCATCTGATAAATTGGAGCATGTGTTTGAAGATTTTAGTCAGGCAGAATCCTTTTCAGCGAGAAAATATGGTGGAACCGGTTTGGGCCTTTCTATCAGTAGGCGTTTGGCTCGAATGCTAGGAGGAGATCTAACCGTGAATAGCGAATTAGATAAAGGATCTGAATTTTGTTTGGACCTTCCGATAGAAATGGGGGAGGTTATTACAGACGAATCCGTACTGAAGCAGATCAGTAAGGTACCAGAGATGCTTAAGCTGAAGAAGATTCTGATAGCAGAAGATGATGAATACAGTTCGCTTTTAATGCGAACCGTTTTTAAAGGATGGGGATTGGAACCGACCTTTGTTAATAATGGATTAAAGGCTCTTGAGTGTTTGAAAGAATCTGCCTACGATATCTTATTGACAGATATACACATGCCGGAAATGGGAGGTGTAGAGCTAAGTCGTAATATCCGGAATGATTTGAAGTCTGATATGCCGATTATTGCTTTAACGGCCAATGTTCGTCAGGTCGATTTGGATAAATACATAAAGGAGGGCATGTCAGCTTATTTGTTGAAACCTTTTGATGAATCCGTCTTGTTGGAGATACTTTGTGAGCAATTGAATATCGATCTTGAGATGAATGAGATTGAAGAGGTGCCGTCTACTAAAGAAGCCCAGCATTTATTATTTGATTTATCGGAGATAGAAAAATTTACTGCATCAGACCCAATACTCATCGATCAGGTACTTTCCAGTTTTGTTCGTATTGCAAAAGAAAGCTTGTTGCTTCTAAAGAAAGCGAGCGAAGAAGAAAACTATATTCAGCTTGGCGAAGTTGCTCACAGAATGCTAAGTTCCTATCGACAGCTTAAGATAGACTCTGCCAGTGAAATTCTACTTGAGTTAGAAAAAATGATTCATCAGGAAGATACCAATTACTCGAATATTGACGAGCTGAACGCAGCCATAGCTCAGCTTGAAGAAATTTCGAATGAGGTGTTTGATCAAATCAATGAGTTGAAGAATTAG
- a CDS encoding sigma-54-dependent transcriptional regulator: MNKILIIDDDPTICIMLQGLLNKKGYETEIAFSANEGLKKFSSFKANLVISDFRLPDINGLDLLKQIKSLNPHIPVIIMTSYAEIRTAVNAIKLGAYEYVTKPLNPEEILVLIKSAIEKSKTVEKVDKVKKIEFIRGKSPNSVQIDQYINLVAPTDMSVIIEGESGTGKEIVARRIHEASARKDKNFVAVDCGALSNELAGSELFGHNKGAFTGAISDKKGQFEHAKGGTLFLDEIGNLSYEIQIKLLRAIQERKIRQLGSNDDIDTDVRILVATNEDLIKEVNNSNFREDLYHRLNEFKISVPALRDRKEDIKLFADNFLQLSNQELNKNITEFSEEFIQKLKAYNWPGNLRELRNVIRRALLLSTGERVETSALPPEILHYQETSSVDNSTTDLKLLQASTERDKIINTLKEVNNNKSKAARLLNIDRKTLYTKMKQYGIEG; encoded by the coding sequence ATGAATAAAATCCTCATTATAGACGATGATCCTACGATCTGCATTATGCTTCAAGGCCTTCTCAACAAAAAGGGTTACGAAACAGAAATCGCCTTTTCAGCCAATGAAGGATTAAAAAAATTTAGCAGCTTTAAGGCCAATTTAGTCATTAGTGATTTTCGTCTACCTGACATCAATGGTCTTGATCTTCTCAAGCAGATAAAAAGCCTGAATCCGCACATCCCGGTCATTATCATGACCTCTTATGCTGAAATTCGAACCGCTGTGAATGCCATCAAACTAGGGGCTTACGAATACGTTACAAAACCTCTTAATCCTGAAGAAATTCTGGTGCTTATCAAGTCTGCAATCGAGAAATCTAAAACTGTAGAGAAAGTTGATAAGGTTAAGAAAATTGAATTTATTCGTGGGAAAAGTCCAAATTCAGTCCAAATCGATCAATATATCAATTTGGTTGCTCCTACTGATATGTCCGTCATTATTGAGGGCGAAAGTGGAACTGGAAAAGAGATTGTTGCCCGAAGAATTCATGAAGCTAGTGCTCGAAAAGATAAGAACTTTGTCGCTGTAGACTGTGGGGCTTTATCAAACGAATTAGCCGGAAGTGAGCTTTTCGGACATAACAAAGGTGCTTTTACCGGCGCTATCTCTGATAAAAAAGGGCAATTCGAACATGCTAAAGGTGGAACTCTCTTCTTAGATGAGATAGGAAATCTGTCCTACGAAATTCAGATCAAACTTTTAAGAGCTATACAAGAAAGAAAAATCAGACAACTGGGAAGCAATGATGATATCGATACAGATGTTCGAATTCTTGTTGCCACCAACGAAGACCTGATTAAAGAAGTGAATAATTCAAATTTCAGAGAAGATCTTTATCACCGTTTGAACGAATTCAAAATATCGGTTCCTGCTCTGCGTGATCGAAAAGAAGACATCAAACTGTTTGCCGATAATTTCCTTCAACTTTCAAATCAGGAACTGAATAAAAATATCACCGAATTTTCTGAAGAATTTATTCAGAAACTCAAAGCTTACAATTGGCCAGGAAATTTACGTGAACTTAGGAATGTGATTCGCAGAGCCCTTCTTTTAAGTACTGGTGAACGTGTTGAAACATCAGCTCTACCTCCTGAAATTTTGCATTATCAGGAAACATCAAGTGTAGATAATAGTACGACGGATCTTAAACTGCTTCAGGCTTCAACTGAGAGAGATAAGATTATAAATACCCTTAAAGAAGTCAATAATAATAAATCGAAAGCAGCCCGTTTACTCAATATCGACAGAAAAACGCTTTACACAAAAATGAAGCAATATGGTATTGAAGGCTAA
- a CDS encoding transglycosylase domain-containing protein, producing MTESDLNKTDKKNKGSKNFKKYIIAFWALFSSVVLSVFFLFMGISNGTFGFMPSFEELENPKNSLATEIYSADKVLLGKFYFQNRSFVKYDELSPDMVHALVATEDVRFYDHSGIDLIGLARVAKGLVTANKNAGGGSTLSQQLAKMLFPREQFSNKLDIVFRKFREWVISVKLERSYTKEEILTMYLNKYDFLNLAVGVKSAAHVYFNTTPDSLKIEQSAMLVGMAKNSSYFNPLRRPELTLDRRNVVLSQMVKYNYLSQQQYDSLKLLPLGLDYQKVDHRRGSAPYFREYLRTSLTAKKPERENYPSWNQQRFIEDSLEWKNNPFYGWCNKNTKADGQPYNIYKDGLKIYTTIDSRMQKYAEQAVKEHLGLDLQAAFDNEKKNHKNPPFSDDLDDDAVENNLTLSMKRSERYRVLKNKGISLDSIKNIFATPTEMRIFTWQGERDTILSPIDSMLYYKGFLRAGFMSMVPQTGEVRAYVGGPNYKHFMYDMVTLGKRQVGSIIKPFLYTVAMQEGLTPCDKVPNIAQTFDMGDGTSWTSRNSTSARTGEMVTLKWGLAHSVNNISGWVLKQFKPQTVVNMAKKMGIISRIDPVPSVFLGTSEITVREMVGAYATYANKGVYIKPRFISKIEDSRGNEVAHSIPQKHEVMSAKTAYLMTNLLKGVVKQGTGRRLGWKYNLYNPIGGKTGTTQNHSDGWFMGVTPNLVSGVWVGAEDRAIHFEGISLGQGANMALPIWGLYMQKVYADESLNISKGDFEKPEGFNIDLDCDTQSNNPRNKGLIQNEEEDFF from the coding sequence ATGACTGAGTCAGATCTTAACAAAACAGATAAAAAAAATAAGGGATCTAAAAATTTCAAAAAATACATCATTGCATTTTGGGCTCTGTTCTCATCTGTAGTACTAAGTGTATTCTTTTTATTTATGGGTATCTCAAACGGAACCTTTGGTTTTATGCCAAGTTTTGAAGAACTTGAGAATCCAAAAAATAGTTTAGCCACCGAAATCTATTCCGCAGACAAAGTGCTTCTCGGGAAATTCTATTTCCAAAACAGAAGTTTTGTGAAATACGATGAGCTATCGCCGGATATGGTCCACGCTCTTGTTGCCACTGAAGATGTCCGTTTCTACGATCATTCAGGTATCGATTTAATTGGTCTGGCTCGAGTTGCCAAAGGACTTGTAACGGCAAACAAAAATGCAGGGGGAGGAAGTACTCTATCTCAACAATTAGCTAAAATGCTTTTTCCAAGAGAGCAATTCAGCAACAAATTAGATATCGTCTTCAGAAAATTTCGGGAATGGGTTATCAGTGTTAAACTTGAGAGGAGTTATACCAAGGAAGAAATCCTTACCATGTATTTAAATAAATATGACTTCTTAAATTTGGCTGTGGGAGTAAAATCTGCTGCTCATGTTTATTTTAATACAACTCCTGATTCACTTAAAATTGAACAATCGGCTATGTTGGTTGGTATGGCTAAAAACTCGTCTTACTTCAATCCTCTTCGTCGACCGGAATTAACTCTCGATAGACGTAATGTGGTTTTAAGCCAAATGGTAAAATACAATTATCTAAGTCAGCAACAATACGATTCTTTAAAACTACTTCCTCTTGGTCTCGATTATCAAAAAGTTGACCACCGAAGGGGGAGTGCACCATATTTTAGGGAATATTTGAGAACTTCACTTACAGCCAAAAAACCAGAAAGAGAAAATTATCCCTCTTGGAATCAGCAACGATTTATTGAAGATTCATTAGAGTGGAAGAATAATCCATTTTACGGCTGGTGTAATAAAAACACAAAAGCTGATGGCCAGCCATACAATATTTATAAGGATGGTCTGAAAATCTATACCACCATTGATTCTCGCATGCAAAAGTACGCCGAACAAGCTGTAAAAGAACATTTAGGTCTTGATCTGCAAGCAGCATTCGATAATGAGAAAAAAAATCACAAAAATCCACCTTTCTCCGATGATTTAGACGACGACGCTGTCGAAAACAATTTGACTTTATCAATGAAAAGAAGTGAAAGGTATCGCGTTTTGAAAAACAAAGGGATTTCGCTTGATTCAATTAAAAACATTTTTGCAACACCAACTGAAATGAGAATCTTCACATGGCAGGGAGAACGTGATACCATACTCTCTCCTATAGATTCGATGTTATATTATAAAGGGTTTCTTAGAGCTGGTTTTATGTCAATGGTTCCTCAGACAGGTGAAGTCAGAGCTTATGTGGGAGGCCCTAACTACAAACACTTTATGTATGACATGGTGACCCTTGGTAAGCGTCAGGTTGGTTCTATTATTAAACCATTCTTATACACTGTAGCCATGCAAGAAGGCTTAACCCCTTGTGATAAGGTGCCGAATATTGCACAAACCTTCGATATGGGCGACGGCACATCATGGACATCAAGAAACTCAACAAGTGCAAGAACAGGAGAGATGGTAACCCTAAAGTGGGGCCTTGCCCATTCAGTCAATAATATATCCGGTTGGGTGCTGAAACAATTCAAACCACAAACCGTTGTTAATATGGCGAAGAAAATGGGTATTATTAGTCGAATCGACCCGGTTCCTTCTGTCTTTCTGGGAACATCTGAAATTACTGTCCGCGAAATGGTAGGCGCCTATGCCACTTATGCCAATAAAGGGGTTTATATTAAACCGCGTTTTATTTCAAAAATAGAAGACAGCAGAGGAAACGAGGTTGCTCACTCTATACCGCAGAAGCATGAGGTGATGAGTGCCAAAACGGCTTACCTAATGACCAATTTACTTAAAGGTGTCGTCAAACAAGGTACCGGTAGACGTCTTGGCTGGAAATACAATTTATACAATCCAATAGGTGGTAAAACGGGAACAACACAGAACCATTCCGATGGCTGGTTTATGGGCGTTACACCTAATCTTGTTTCGGGTGTTTGGGTTGGTGCCGAAGACAGAGCCATCCACTTTGAAGGGATTAGCTTGGGTCAAGGTGCCAATATGGCTCTCCCAATTTGGGGCCTTTATATGCAAAAAGTATATGCTGATGAAAGCTTAAATATTTCAAAAGGTGATTTTGAAAAGCCAGAAGGTTTCAATATTGATCTTGATTGTGACACTCAATCTAACAACCCGAGGAATAAAGGTTTAATCCAAAATGAAGAAGAGGATTTCTTTTAA